In Syngnathoides biaculeatus isolate LvHL_M chromosome 5, ASM1980259v1, whole genome shotgun sequence, the following are encoded in one genomic region:
- the si:ch211-225p5.8 gene encoding sodium channel subunit beta-1 translates to MSDMGGIFAMAPKQDPWPLLIVVSLFVCECFSGCAEVDSMTEAVHGEAFVLGCISCKKRGEVSAVTTVDWHFRPQGEENFIHIFHYEHPSANVMDEAFRGRLDWLGTLGEDVQAGAIAVHNISYKDTGTYRCTFNRMLFLAEFRYHVSVLKEVKLGVVETANREMAAVVSEIVMYVLIVLLQLWLIVVVVYCYQKVHNDTDAREARRALKAHKELLDCDGVMLDGAK, encoded by the exons ATGAGCGACATGGGTGGAATTTTTGCAATGGCTCCCAAGCAAGATCCGTGGCCTCTTCTCATTGTTGTTAGTCTATTTG TGTGCGAGTGTTTCAGTGGCTGTGCTGAAGTGGACTCGATGACCGAGGCCGTGCATGGTGAGGCCTTCGTGCTGGGCTGCATTTCCTGCAAAAAACGGGGGGAGGTGTCAGCTGTCACGACCGTTGACTGGCACTTCAGACCTCAAGGAGAGGAAAACTTTATACAC ATCTTCCACTACGAGCACCCAAGTGCCAATGTGATGGACGAAGCCTTCAGGGGGCGTCTGGACTGGCTGGGCACGCTGGGTGAGGACGTCCAGGCGGGGGCCATTGCTGTGCACAACATCAGCTACAAGGACACCGGCACGTACCGCTGCACCTTCAACCGAATGCTTTTTCTGGCGGAATTCCGGTATCACGTCAGCGTGTTGAAGGAGGTGAAGCTCGGTGTAGTGGAAACCG CCAACCGTGAGATGGCGGCGGTGGTATCGGAGATCGTCATGTATGTGCTGATCGTGCTGCTACAGTTGTGGCTCATCGTGGTTGTGGTCTACTGCTACCAAAAGGTGCACAACGACACTGATGCCCGAGAGGCGAGAAGAGCTCTCAAGGCTCACAAAGA ACTGCTGGACTGTGATGGCGTGATGTTAGATGGagctaaataa